A window of Longibacter salinarum contains these coding sequences:
- a CDS encoding sensor histidine kinase: MTTSPPSTPDERPPLFSRLTLKTAGTVMVVALALTVVLFDASWLTLVAMTVGIGFGTYVAVWGFVTPRVHHAIRTLQQIRQHQFDDLEAAPRPSGDEMRKLVWEVFRTGQTLEGEIQDLKQMENYRREFIGNVSHELKTPIFSVQGFTETLLDGAVDDPSVNRSFLEKIMRNTNRLDNLARDLSHIARIETGELEMSAEPFDLRSLVEGVVESLEIKAENKNVTLQHRLPESLPKVYGDRERVRQVLVNLSDNAIKYNREGGHVEIIARLLPSDEVKITVADDGLGISPEHIPRLTERFYRVDKSRSRSQGGTGLGLAIVKHILSAHGRELMIESTPGSGSTFGFTLPAVYDGEPTNEAPTASEPARDTHAS; the protein is encoded by the coding sequence ATGACAACATCGCCCCCTTCAACGCCCGACGAACGCCCCCCGCTGTTCTCTCGCCTGACGCTGAAAACGGCCGGGACGGTGATGGTGGTCGCACTCGCCCTTACGGTCGTTCTTTTTGACGCCTCGTGGCTCACCCTCGTCGCGATGACCGTTGGGATTGGGTTTGGCACGTACGTCGCCGTGTGGGGATTTGTGACGCCCCGCGTTCACCATGCCATACGCACGCTACAGCAGATTCGCCAGCACCAGTTCGACGATCTGGAAGCCGCCCCGCGGCCGAGCGGCGATGAGATGCGGAAGCTTGTGTGGGAAGTCTTCCGTACCGGCCAGACGCTTGAGGGGGAAATTCAGGACTTAAAACAGATGGAGAATTACCGACGTGAGTTCATCGGTAACGTCTCGCACGAGCTTAAAACGCCGATTTTCTCCGTCCAGGGATTTACGGAAACGCTGCTCGATGGAGCGGTCGACGATCCGTCCGTAAATCGATCGTTCCTGGAGAAAATCATGCGCAACACCAATCGTCTCGATAACCTTGCGCGCGACCTGTCGCACATCGCACGCATCGAGACCGGCGAACTCGAAATGTCAGCGGAGCCATTCGACCTTCGATCTCTGGTTGAAGGCGTCGTCGAGTCGCTTGAGATCAAGGCCGAGAACAAAAACGTGACGCTGCAACATCGGCTCCCGGAGAGTCTGCCAAAGGTGTACGGGGATCGTGAGCGTGTACGTCAGGTGCTCGTGAACCTCAGTGATAACGCGATCAAATATAACCGAGAAGGCGGCCACGTTGAGATTATCGCGCGCCTCCTTCCATCCGACGAGGTAAAGATTACCGTCGCCGACGATGGACTCGGCATTTCACCCGAGCACATCCCGCGTCTGACGGAGCGGTTTTACCGCGTCGACAAGTCCAGATCGCGCAGTCAGGGAGGGACCGGTCTCGGCCTCGCGATCGTCAAGCACATCCTCAGTGCGCACGGACGGGAGTTGATGATCGAGAGCACACCCGGCAGCGGAAGCACGTTTGGCTTTACCCTTCCGGCCGTGTACGACGGCGAGCCAACAAATGAGGCTCCGACAGCTTCCGAGCCGGCCCGCGACACGCACGCGTCGTAA
- a CDS encoding queuosine precursor transporter: MIREAYVLSRPQKLYVICAAIFLTALVVAEATASKFFTVVDLPFVINLAGQEFTSVTMTAGVIAFPITFIVTDLLNEYYGKRGIRFVTFVGMAMICFEFLLLWVAMEVPVAPSSPVSQEAFVEVFGNSTRVIIGSLTAYLIGQLVDIFLFHWLRNLTNGRYLWLRATGSTFGSQFIDTFVVLTVAFVGQLTVQEIIAISLFNYIYKFLIAIGITPIIYVAHWIMDDYLGHETAEEMRERAEENKAVGSSDEVGAEADASTEEERPKVESRSA, translated from the coding sequence ATGATTCGCGAGGCCTACGTTCTTTCCCGACCGCAGAAGCTGTATGTCATTTGCGCCGCCATCTTCCTGACGGCACTCGTCGTGGCGGAGGCGACAGCCAGTAAGTTTTTCACGGTCGTCGATCTGCCGTTCGTCATCAACCTTGCAGGGCAGGAGTTCACCTCGGTGACCATGACCGCTGGCGTGATCGCCTTCCCGATCACGTTCATCGTCACGGACCTGCTCAACGAGTATTACGGCAAGCGGGGGATCCGCTTTGTGACGTTCGTCGGAATGGCGATGATTTGCTTTGAGTTTCTGCTGTTGTGGGTTGCGATGGAGGTGCCCGTCGCTCCGTCCTCTCCGGTGTCGCAGGAGGCCTTCGTCGAGGTTTTCGGCAACTCCACACGCGTCATTATCGGGAGCTTGACGGCGTACCTCATCGGCCAGCTCGTTGATATTTTCCTGTTCCACTGGCTCCGCAACCTGACGAACGGCCGGTACCTGTGGCTACGCGCTACGGGATCGACATTCGGATCTCAATTCATCGACACGTTCGTCGTCCTCACGGTCGCCTTCGTCGGCCAGCTCACCGTCCAGGAGATCATTGCGATTTCGCTGTTCAACTACATCTACAAGTTTCTCATCGCGATCGGGATTACGCCGATCATCTACGTCGCACACTGGATCATGGACGATTACCTCGGCCACGAGACAGCCGAGGAGATGCGAGAGCGTGCGGAGGAGAATAAAGCCGTTGGCTCAAGCGATGAGGTGGGGGCGGAGGCAGATGCATCAACGGAGGAGGAGCGCCCAAAGGTAGAGTCACGCAGCGCATAA
- a CDS encoding response regulator transcription factor translates to MTRSDASGDTVILVVDDEQDIIDLLDYNLTNRGYEVAAARDGQEALATARDIEPDLIILDVMMPEMDGLETCRRIRQDAYLRTIPVLMLTARTEEESMIEGLESGADSYLSKPVSIPVIVSQVRALLRSSKRNDTPPDTLSIHDLTIDRDRFIVIQEQENGSKEMHFPKQEFELLQFMASHPGTAFTRQEILDEVWGPDVYVVDRTVDVHVRKIREKIGSDYIETIKGVGYRFRG, encoded by the coding sequence ATGACACGCTCTGACGCTTCCGGTGACACGGTTATTCTTGTGGTCGATGACGAGCAGGATATCATCGATCTTCTGGACTACAACCTCACCAATCGAGGATACGAGGTTGCCGCGGCGCGAGACGGGCAGGAAGCACTGGCCACAGCTCGGGACATCGAGCCTGACCTCATCATTCTCGACGTAATGATGCCTGAGATGGATGGGCTCGAGACATGTCGTCGGATTCGGCAAGACGCGTACTTGCGTACGATTCCGGTTCTGATGCTCACGGCACGTACGGAGGAGGAAAGCATGATCGAGGGCCTGGAGAGTGGGGCCGATTCGTACCTGAGCAAGCCGGTCTCCATTCCTGTTATCGTGAGTCAGGTTCGGGCGCTTCTTCGGTCGTCGAAACGGAATGATACGCCGCCCGACACTCTGAGCATCCATGACCTAACCATTGATCGCGATCGGTTTATTGTCATACAGGAGCAAGAGAACGGCTCGAAGGAGATGCATTTCCCCAAGCAGGAGTTTGAACTGCTGCAGTTCATGGCTTCCCACCCCGGTACGGCGTTTACGCGTCAGGAAATTCTCGACGAGGTCTGGGGACCGGATGTCTACGTCGTCGACCGAACCGTAGATGTCCACGTGCGAAAGATCAGAGAGAAGATCGGATCCGACTACATCGAGACCATCAAAGGGGTCGGGTATCGATTCCGAGGTTAA
- a CDS encoding PIG-L deacetylase family protein, producing MASLLYVFPHPDDESFGPAPALARQRRENHEVHLLTLTRGEATSQRERLGLSKDEMGNVRFKEMQNVARELDLSSLRVLDLPDGELDAIDPRRLAAIIEKHVRRTAPDVLITYPVHGISGHPDHLVSHAVVKHLACALRAQGRPYPKRLAFFTLPPAPDDSERPDHLQSSPAAKIGCVTTFTDSDLERAQAALHSYETYLPVIEEHQPLSEVKDGVSFELFGESHDAPLSDLTDDLPDIAWWDETS from the coding sequence ATGGCCTCCCTGCTGTACGTTTTTCCCCACCCTGACGACGAATCCTTCGGCCCAGCTCCTGCGCTCGCGCGACAGCGACGTGAGAACCACGAGGTTCATCTTCTCACACTCACGCGAGGAGAAGCAACGTCGCAGCGCGAGCGTCTCGGGCTATCGAAGGACGAGATGGGGAATGTTCGATTCAAGGAAATGCAAAACGTCGCACGCGAGCTCGACCTATCCTCCCTTCGGGTCCTCGACCTTCCCGACGGCGAACTCGATGCCATCGATCCGCGTCGGCTGGCTGCCATCATCGAAAAGCATGTCCGCCGCACGGCCCCGGATGTTCTCATCACGTATCCGGTCCACGGGATCAGCGGCCACCCCGACCATCTCGTCTCTCATGCTGTGGTGAAACACCTCGCCTGCGCCCTGCGAGCTCAGGGACGGCCATACCCCAAACGCCTCGCCTTCTTCACTCTTCCGCCTGCCCCGGACGACAGCGAACGCCCCGATCATCTGCAGTCGTCTCCCGCAGCGAAGATCGGCTGCGTTACGACGTTTACCGACTCAGACCTTGAGCGAGCGCAAGCAGCGCTGCACTCGTACGAGACGTACCTCCCGGTCATTGAAGAGCATCAGCCTCTTTCAGAGGTCAAAGACGGCGTTTCCTTTGAGCTCTTCGGTGAATCACACGACGCTCCTCTCTCTGATTTGACGGACGATCTTCCGGACATTGCATGGTGGGACGAAACCTCTTAA
- a CDS encoding (2Fe-2S)-binding protein, with product MNIDRCYCFQKPFVELRAIAETTGATSVEELQQHVEFGKKCQLCHPYVRRMLRTGDTSFDEIIREQDEPRTFASSD from the coding sequence ATGAATATCGACCGTTGCTACTGCTTCCAGAAACCCTTCGTTGAGTTACGAGCGATCGCCGAGACAACCGGCGCTACCTCCGTGGAAGAGCTTCAGCAACACGTCGAGTTCGGCAAGAAATGCCAGCTTTGTCACCCGTATGTACGGAGAATGCTGCGAACGGGCGACACATCGTTCGATGAAATCATTCGAGAGCAAGACGAACCACGTACGTTCGCCTCATCTGATTGA
- a CDS encoding formylglycine-generating enzyme family protein: MRHLVLSLLLFAFVATVSASPAAATDGSAATDGNEDAPVAMMTVPGLPMPVPVAPQFGDMVRLPDGTFIMGLTDEDPFEMQSAGRRRVTVSAFYIDRFEVTNAEYREYLQSLSPGVRDDALPDSTAWTSSASRADFSTYFYGSNYDEYPVVSVTWQDAKDYCKAEDKRLPTEAEWEYAARAGRVGGVYPWSGFSPRDAFGRYLANFNPGRQGQAADGYAFTAPVGSFPPSRWGLHDVAGNAAEWVEDTYSPTYANLSDLDPVYRGEDSEETRKVVRGGAWDSNAFRIGVGFRDMHEADQASPRIGFRCAADISQVEGTQRRFKDPEPPQPDPSNEGGDANSESGDDAAGDTTEEEDGTAPPESGTTPPGGGQ; encoded by the coding sequence ATGCGACATCTCGTACTCTCGTTACTTCTTTTCGCATTTGTAGCGACCGTCTCGGCGAGTCCGGCGGCCGCGACCGACGGATCAGCTGCGACGGACGGCAACGAGGACGCTCCCGTTGCCATGATGACCGTTCCTGGTCTTCCCATGCCGGTTCCCGTCGCCCCACAGTTCGGTGATATGGTCCGTCTTCCGGATGGAACCTTCATCATGGGTCTTACGGACGAGGACCCCTTCGAAATGCAGAGCGCCGGTCGTCGCCGTGTCACGGTGAGCGCTTTTTACATCGACCGTTTCGAGGTCACCAATGCAGAGTACCGCGAGTATCTTCAGTCTCTCTCCCCGGGAGTCCGCGACGATGCACTGCCGGATTCGACAGCCTGGACGAGTTCGGCCAGCCGCGCCGACTTCTCGACGTATTTCTACGGCTCGAACTATGATGAGTACCCGGTCGTCTCGGTGACATGGCAGGACGCGAAGGACTATTGCAAGGCAGAGGACAAGCGCCTTCCGACCGAAGCAGAGTGGGAGTATGCTGCTCGCGCCGGGCGCGTCGGCGGTGTTTACCCGTGGTCCGGCTTCTCGCCGCGCGATGCCTTCGGCCGCTACCTCGCCAACTTCAACCCGGGTCGCCAGGGGCAGGCAGCAGACGGTTATGCCTTCACGGCACCGGTCGGTTCATTCCCGCCCAGCCGCTGGGGCCTTCACGATGTCGCCGGCAACGCGGCTGAATGGGTCGAAGATACATACTCTCCAACGTACGCCAACCTCTCCGACCTCGACCCCGTCTATCGTGGCGAGGACAGTGAGGAGACGCGCAAGGTCGTACGTGGCGGTGCGTGGGATTCGAATGCGTTCCGCATTGGCGTGGGCTTCCGTGACATGCACGAAGCCGACCAGGCCTCGCCCCGCATTGGTTTCCGCTGTGCTGCCGACATCAGCCAGGTCGAAGGAACGCAGCGTCGCTTCAAAGACCCGGAGCCGCCGCAGCCGGATCCCTCTAACGAAGGTGGTGACGCCAACTCGGAGTCGGGTGACGACGCTGCTGGTGACACGACGGAAGAAGAAGATGGTACGGCGCCGCCGGAATCCGGCACGACGCCTCCCGGTGGTGGACAGTAG